From a region of the Pseudoxanthomonas sp. X-1 genome:
- a CDS encoding efflux transporter outer membrane subunit: MRCIDARRAARASLAVLVPALLAGCVLGPDYVRPEVAPEAVQAPRLHRADAAEVVSAPPPSQWWRELRDPQLDWLIDTALRQSPNLRAADARVQASRGLFAQRRAERLPQVGAMGAYAHVKAPDSIKHDIRDGAAGIAQATDPATGAAVEQAARDLDLDSDLYLAGFDASWELDFFGRRRRAAEGAAAQAEAAQAQLADAQVRLAAEIAQVYLNYRGLQARIALGQDAVRDAQQALDLTTQRRAHGADSDLQVERARGQLQQDQARLLPLQAQRSEALDQLALMLGQVPGSLDARLAPVVPLPSLPAQVKVDDPAAVIRRRPDVRQAERELAGANAQIGEALSGYFPQVTLMGNLAAVATKPSELNADSAATLVAPFLRWSIFDFGRIKAQVAQARAGTEGRAAAYENAVLAALQDANTALSNFGSARQQLLVAVQAQASADRAAALMQQRRGAGASSQIDLLDVQRQQRSARDSAAQAQVQLLVDYVALQKSLGLGWQDAPQPGIAAR, from the coding sequence TTGCGATGCATTGACGCCCGCCGCGCCGCGCGCGCATCCCTGGCCGTGCTGGTGCCGGCCCTGCTGGCCGGCTGCGTGCTCGGCCCCGACTACGTGCGCCCGGAGGTGGCGCCGGAGGCCGTGCAGGCGCCGCGCCTGCATCGCGCCGACGCGGCCGAGGTGGTCAGCGCGCCGCCGCCCAGCCAGTGGTGGCGCGAACTGCGCGATCCGCAGCTGGATTGGCTGATCGACACCGCACTGCGCCAGAGCCCCAACCTGCGCGCGGCCGACGCCCGGGTGCAGGCCTCGCGCGGGCTGTTCGCCCAGCGTCGCGCAGAGCGCCTGCCCCAGGTCGGTGCGATGGGCGCCTATGCCCACGTCAAGGCGCCGGATTCGATCAAGCACGACATCCGCGACGGGGCCGCCGGCATCGCCCAGGCCACCGACCCGGCCACCGGCGCGGCGGTCGAACAGGCCGCGCGCGACCTCGATCTGGACAGCGATCTGTACCTGGCCGGCTTCGACGCCAGCTGGGAGCTGGACTTCTTCGGCCGCCGCCGTCGCGCCGCCGAAGGTGCCGCGGCGCAGGCGGAGGCCGCGCAGGCGCAGCTGGCCGATGCGCAGGTGCGCCTGGCCGCCGAGATCGCGCAGGTCTATCTCAACTACCGCGGCCTGCAGGCGCGCATCGCCCTGGGCCAGGACGCCGTGCGCGATGCGCAGCAGGCGCTGGACCTCACCACGCAGCGCCGCGCGCATGGCGCGGACTCGGACCTGCAGGTGGAACGCGCGCGCGGCCAGCTGCAGCAGGACCAGGCGCGGCTGCTGCCGCTGCAGGCCCAGCGCAGCGAGGCGCTGGACCAGCTGGCGCTGATGCTGGGGCAGGTGCCCGGTTCGCTCGATGCGCGCCTAGCGCCGGTCGTGCCGCTGCCGTCGCTGCCCGCCCAGGTGAAGGTAGACGATCCGGCCGCGGTGATCCGCCGTCGTCCGGACGTACGCCAGGCCGAGCGTGAGCTGGCCGGCGCCAACGCGCAGATCGGCGAGGCCCTGTCGGGCTACTTCCCGCAGGTCACGCTGATGGGCAACCTGGCCGCGGTGGCGACCAAGCCCAGCGAGCTGAACGCCGATTCGGCGGCCACGCTGGTGGCGCCGTTCCTGCGCTGGTCGATCTTCGATTTCGGCCGCATCAAGGCCCAGGTCGCCCAGGCCCGGGCCGGCACCGAAGGCCGCGCCGCCGCCTACGAGAATGCCGTGCTGGCCGCGCTGCAGGATGCCAACACCGCGCTGTCCAACTTCGGCTCGGCCCGCCAGCAGCTGCTGGTGGCGGTGCAGGCGCAGGCCTCGGCCGACCGTGCCGCGGCGTTGATGCAGCAGCGCCGCGGTGCGGGCGCGTCCTCGCAGATCGATCTGCTGGACGTGCAGCGCCAGCAGCGCAGCGCCCGCGACAGCGCGGCCCAGGCGCAGGTGCAGCTGCTGGTGGACTATGTGGCGCTGCAGAAGAGCCTGGGGCTGGGCTGGCAGGATGCGCCGCAGCCCGGCATCGCGGCGCGCTGA
- a CDS encoding MDR family MFS transporter, whose protein sequence is MSATGASADAGAAGARKADAGAWLAVAAGTIGSFMATLDISIVNAALPTIQGEVGASGTEGTWISTAYLVSEIVMIPLTGWFVRTLGLRNFLLICALLFTAFSIMCGLSTSLPMMIVGRVGQGFAGGALIPTALTIVATRLPPSQQTMGTALFGMTVIMGPVIGPLLGGWLTENVSWHYAFFLNVPVCAGLVALLLLGLQHEQARWAGLLEADWLGIFGLTAGLGGLTVVLEEGQRERWFESEFILWLSALSLVGFAALLATQFLRHEPVIQLKVLLNRSFSAVFVMMLAVGMILFGVMYMIPQFLAMVSGYNTEQSGYVLLLGGVPTVILMPFMPKLLGTVDVRVLVIGGLLCFAAACFINIDLTSYSVGKTFVAGQLLQGCGLALAMMALNQAAISSVPKDLAGDASGLFNAARNLGGSIGLALISTFQERRMTYHTQVLGSSVTANSPAGQDYVHQLTGAFHAGGGDAPMQAIGALARMVQLQALVMTYNDLFWIFGVIVVCSIPLAFLLKPLPKGTQLAMH, encoded by the coding sequence GTGAGCGCGACCGGCGCCAGCGCGGACGCCGGAGCGGCCGGTGCGCGCAAGGCCGACGCCGGCGCGTGGCTGGCGGTGGCCGCGGGCACCATCGGCTCGTTCATGGCGACCCTGGACATCTCCATCGTCAATGCGGCCCTGCCCACCATCCAGGGCGAGGTCGGCGCCAGCGGCACCGAGGGCACCTGGATCTCCACGGCCTACCTGGTCAGCGAGATCGTCATGATCCCGCTGACCGGCTGGTTCGTGCGCACGCTGGGGCTGCGCAACTTCCTGTTGATCTGCGCGCTGCTGTTCACCGCGTTCTCGATCATGTGCGGACTGTCGACCTCGCTGCCGATGATGATCGTCGGCCGCGTCGGCCAGGGCTTCGCCGGTGGCGCATTGATCCCCACCGCGCTGACCATCGTCGCCACGCGCCTGCCGCCCTCGCAGCAGACCATGGGCACGGCGCTGTTCGGCATGACAGTGATCATGGGGCCGGTGATCGGCCCGCTGCTGGGCGGCTGGCTGACCGAGAACGTGAGCTGGCACTACGCCTTCTTCCTCAACGTGCCGGTGTGCGCGGGCCTGGTGGCACTGCTGCTGCTCGGGCTGCAGCACGAGCAGGCGCGCTGGGCCGGCCTGCTGGAGGCCGACTGGCTGGGCATCTTCGGCCTGACCGCCGGCCTGGGCGGGCTGACGGTGGTGCTGGAAGAGGGGCAGCGCGAGCGCTGGTTCGAATCGGAATTCATCCTGTGGCTGTCGGCGCTGTCGCTGGTGGGCTTCGCCGCGCTGCTGGCGACCCAGTTCCTGCGCCACGAGCCGGTGATCCAGCTCAAGGTGCTGCTCAACCGCAGCTTCAGCGCCGTGTTCGTGATGATGCTCGCGGTGGGCATGATCCTGTTCGGCGTGATGTACATGATCCCGCAGTTCCTAGCCATGGTGTCCGGCTACAACACCGAGCAGTCCGGCTACGTGCTGCTGCTGGGCGGCGTGCCCACGGTGATCCTGATGCCGTTCATGCCCAAGCTGCTGGGCACGGTGGACGTGCGCGTGCTGGTGATCGGTGGACTGCTGTGCTTTGCCGCGGCGTGCTTCATCAACATCGACCTGACCTCCTACAGCGTGGGCAAGACCTTCGTCGCCGGCCAGCTGCTGCAGGGCTGCGGGCTGGCGCTGGCGATGATGGCGCTCAACCAGGCGGCGATCAGTTCGGTGCCCAAGGACCTGGCCGGCGATGCCTCGGGCCTGTTCAATGCCGCGCGCAACCTGGGCGGCTCGATCGGCCTGGCGCTGATCTCCACCTTCCAGGAGCGGCGCATGACCTACCACACCCAGGTGCTGGGCAGCTCGGTCACGGCCAACTCGCCGGCCGGCCAGGACTATGTGCACCAGCTCACCGGCGCCTTCCACGCCGGCGGCGGCGATGCGCCGATGCAGGCCATCGGCGCCCTGGCGCGGATGGTGCAGCTGCAGGCGCTGGTGATGACCTACAACGACCTGTTCTGGATCTTCGGCGTCATCGTGGTGTGCTCCATCCCGCTGGCCTTCCTGCTCAAACCGCTGCCCAAGGGGACGCAACTTGCGATGCATTGA
- a CDS encoding NAD-dependent succinate-semialdehyde dehydrogenase, with product MSTEVPNPYTGQVEHRQTLMGSNTVEAALHAAQAAFPEWAQRSIEARADVLHAVATALRERRETFQALMTAEMGKLKKEALAEVDKCADACDYYADHAAQYLRPEPIQTEARSSYVRYEPIGCVFAVMPWNFPIWQVFRFLAPTLMVGNTALLKHATNVPRCADAIADALRTAGVPEGVFGVLHIDNEQAAQVIKDPRVAAVTLTGSERAGRSIAATAGSVLKKCVMELGGSDAFVVLDDADLDKTVAAAVKGRFDNAGQTCIAAKRFIVVDAIAERFVQRFVEAAGQLRTGDPNNEATTLAPMARQDLRDELHRQVATSVANGATVLLGGQPGPGHAEYPATILDHVKAGMPAYSEELFGPVASILRVHDEAEAVRVANDTSFGLGGSVWTADAARGERVAQQLQCGAAFVNAIVKSDVRLPFGGTKRSGFGRELANHGMHEFTNIKSIYVS from the coding sequence ATGTCTACTGAAGTCCCCAATCCCTACACCGGCCAGGTCGAGCACCGTCAGACGCTGATGGGCTCCAACACCGTGGAGGCGGCGCTGCACGCGGCCCAGGCCGCGTTCCCCGAATGGGCCCAGCGCTCCATCGAGGCGCGGGCGGACGTCCTGCATGCGGTCGCCACGGCGTTGCGCGAGCGACGCGAGACCTTCCAGGCACTGATGACCGCCGAGATGGGCAAGCTGAAGAAGGAGGCCCTGGCCGAGGTCGACAAGTGCGCCGACGCCTGCGACTACTACGCCGACCACGCCGCGCAGTACCTGCGGCCCGAGCCGATCCAGACCGAGGCGCGCTCCAGCTACGTGCGCTACGAACCCATCGGCTGCGTGTTCGCGGTGATGCCGTGGAACTTCCCCATCTGGCAGGTGTTCCGCTTCCTGGCGCCGACGCTGATGGTGGGCAATACCGCCCTGCTCAAGCACGCCACCAACGTGCCGCGCTGCGCCGACGCCATCGCCGATGCGCTGCGCACTGCCGGCGTGCCCGAGGGCGTGTTCGGCGTGCTGCACATCGACAACGAGCAGGCCGCCCAGGTCATCAAGGATCCGCGCGTGGCCGCGGTGACGCTGACCGGCTCGGAGCGCGCGGGCCGGTCCATCGCCGCCACCGCCGGCAGCGTGCTGAAGAAGTGCGTGATGGAACTGGGCGGCAGCGATGCCTTCGTGGTGCTCGACGATGCCGACCTGGACAAGACCGTCGCCGCGGCGGTGAAGGGCCGCTTCGACAACGCCGGCCAGACCTGCATCGCGGCCAAGCGTTTCATCGTGGTCGATGCGATCGCCGAGCGCTTCGTGCAGCGCTTCGTCGAGGCCGCCGGCCAGCTGCGCACCGGCGATCCCAACAACGAAGCCACCACGCTGGCGCCGATGGCGCGCCAGGATCTGCGCGATGAGCTGCACCGGCAGGTCGCCACCAGCGTCGCCAATGGCGCCACCGTGCTGCTCGGCGGCCAGCCCGGGCCCGGCCATGCCGAGTACCCGGCGACCATCCTGGATCACGTCAAGGCTGGCATGCCGGCCTATTCGGAGGAGTTGTTCGGCCCGGTCGCCAGCATCCTGCGGGTGCACGACGAGGCCGAGGCCGTGCGCGTGGCCAACGACACCAGCTTCGGCCTGGGCGGCAGCGTATGGACGGCCGATGCCGCGCGCGGCGAGCGCGTGGCCCAGCAGCTGCAGTGCGGGGCGGCCTTCGTCAATGCCATCGTCAAGTCCGATGTGCGTCTGCCGTTCGGCGGGACCAAGCGCTCGGGTTTCGGTCGCGAACTGGCGAACCACGGCATGCATGAGTTCACCAACATCAAGAGCATCTACGTGAGCTGA
- a CDS encoding ABC transporter permease subunit produces MSAPAWLTRLRELTPGPRWGVIGLPYLWMLVFFAVPFLIVLKISFARLAIAMPPYTPILDMDGAQVALTLNLSNYLQLGALQNGYIAAYLSSLKIAAIATLLTLLVGYPMAHAIARLPPAARHVAMMLVVLPSWTSFLIRVYAWIGLLKSSGPVGRLLERLGVIDALQAMGWIEGRQILYTPLAAYIGIVYCYLPFMVLPLYTNLVKHDPRLLEAAYDLGARPWKAFLRITLPLSRAGIVAGCMLVMIPAVGEFVIPELLGGPDTLMIGRVLWNEFFANRDWPLASAVAIAMLVLLMIPILIFNRVQQRQIEGRLT; encoded by the coding sequence ATGAGCGCGCCGGCCTGGTTGACGCGGCTGCGCGAACTGACGCCCGGACCACGCTGGGGCGTGATCGGCCTGCCGTACCTGTGGATGCTGGTGTTCTTCGCCGTCCCGTTCCTGATCGTGCTGAAGATCTCCTTCGCGCGGCTGGCCATCGCCATGCCGCCGTATACGCCGATCCTGGACATGGACGGCGCGCAGGTCGCGCTCACGCTCAACCTGTCCAACTACCTGCAGCTGGGCGCCTTGCAGAACGGCTATATCGCTGCTTATCTCAGTTCGCTGAAGATCGCCGCCATCGCCACGCTGCTGACGCTGCTGGTGGGCTACCCGATGGCCCATGCCATCGCGCGACTGCCGCCGGCCGCGCGCCACGTCGCCATGATGCTGGTGGTGCTGCCGTCGTGGACCTCGTTCCTGATCCGCGTCTACGCCTGGATCGGCCTGCTCAAGAGCAGCGGGCCGGTCGGGCGGCTGCTGGAGAGGCTCGGCGTGATCGATGCGCTGCAGGCGATGGGCTGGATCGAGGGCCGGCAGATCCTGTACACGCCGCTGGCGGCCTACATCGGCATCGTCTACTGCTATCTGCCGTTCATGGTGCTGCCGCTGTACACCAACCTGGTCAAGCACGACCCACGCCTGCTCGAAGCGGCCTACGACCTCGGCGCGCGGCCGTGGAAGGCGTTCCTGCGCATCACCCTGCCGCTGTCGCGCGCCGGCATCGTCGCCGGCTGCATGCTGGTGATGATCCCGGCGGTGGGCGAGTTCGTGATTCCCGAACTGCTCGGCGGCCCGGACACGCTGATGATCGGCCGGGTGCTGTGGAACGAGTTCTTCGCCAACCGCGACTGGCCGCTGGCCTCGGCGGTGGCCATTGCGATGCTGGTGCTGCTGATGATCCCGATTCTGATCTTCAACCGGGTCCAGCAGCGGCAGATCGAAGGCAGGCTGACGTGA
- a CDS encoding HlyD family secretion protein encodes MSQHDDPDHGQDGRGQPSADGDGAQERQDPPKPSPLKNPKVRWTLIVIGAVVLIALIAWLVYHLLVGRYLQETNDAYLQADAVAVAPRVNGYVTRVLVEDHAWVKAGQPLIEIDGRTYTAQLEQAQAAVAVRQADIAAAQAAIEGHRAQLVQARSQAASAQVQLKFAKAEVARFAPLAASGADTHEHVESLRQQRDQAQAQFDAAQAQIVGAQSQIAAGEAQLEQARAGLQQAQANVDQANVAVDDTHLKAPIDGRVGDKTVQVGQFLAAGTRTMTIVPVASLYLTANFKETQVGLMRPGQPVEIEVDALSGVTLHGHVESLSPGTGSQFALLPPENATGNFTKVVQRVPVRIRVDAGEQARKVLVPGMSVIATVDTRSAKDAKDQTQDEADRLDARDASRP; translated from the coding sequence TTGAGCCAACACGACGATCCCGACCACGGCCAGGACGGCCGTGGGCAGCCTTCCGCCGACGGCGACGGCGCGCAGGAGCGGCAGGACCCGCCCAAGCCTTCGCCGCTGAAGAATCCCAAGGTGCGCTGGACGCTGATCGTGATCGGCGCGGTGGTGCTGATCGCGCTGATCGCCTGGCTGGTCTACCACCTGCTGGTCGGGCGCTATCTGCAGGAGACCAACGACGCCTATCTGCAGGCCGACGCGGTGGCCGTGGCGCCGCGCGTCAACGGTTACGTCACCCGGGTACTGGTCGAGGACCACGCCTGGGTCAAGGCCGGGCAGCCGCTGATCGAGATCGATGGCCGCACCTACACCGCGCAGCTGGAGCAGGCGCAGGCCGCGGTGGCCGTGCGCCAGGCCGACATCGCCGCCGCGCAGGCGGCCATCGAGGGCCATCGTGCGCAGCTGGTGCAGGCACGCAGCCAGGCCGCCTCGGCCCAGGTGCAGCTGAAGTTCGCCAAGGCCGAGGTGGCGCGCTTCGCGCCGCTGGCCGCCTCCGGCGCCGACACCCACGAGCACGTGGAGAGCCTGCGCCAGCAGCGCGACCAGGCCCAGGCCCAGTTCGATGCCGCCCAGGCGCAGATCGTCGGCGCGCAGAGCCAGATCGCCGCGGGCGAGGCGCAGCTGGAGCAGGCCAGGGCCGGGCTGCAGCAGGCCCAGGCCAACGTCGACCAGGCCAACGTGGCCGTGGACGACACCCACCTGAAGGCACCCATCGACGGCCGTGTGGGTGACAAGACCGTGCAGGTGGGCCAGTTCCTGGCCGCCGGCACGCGCACGATGACCATCGTGCCGGTGGCGTCGCTGTACCTGACGGCCAACTTCAAGGAGACCCAGGTCGGGCTGATGCGCCCGGGCCAGCCGGTCGAGATCGAGGTCGATGCGCTGTCGGGGGTGACCCTGCACGGTCACGTGGAGAGCCTGTCGCCCGGCACCGGCTCGCAGTTCGCGCTGCTGCCGCCGGAGAACGCCACCGGCAACTTCACCAAGGTCGTCCAGCGCGTGCCGGTGCGCATCCGCGTGGATGCGGGTGAGCAGGCGCGCAAGGTGCTGGTGCCGGGCATGTCGGTGATCGCCACGGTCGATACGCGTTCGGCCAAGGACGCCAAGGACCAGACCCAGGACGAGGCCGACCGCCTCGACGCGCGGGACGCTTCCAGGCCGTGA
- a CDS encoding NAD(P)/FAD-dependent oxidoreductase, which produces MPGNRHQIAVIGYGTAGQAAAALLAADGHQVHVFEQAPVLGPVGAGFLLQPTGLQVLWEMGLLPQALAHGRRIDRLYGETPAGRAVMDMRYAHLDRRLFGLGMQRGALFALLAQAWDGYGGVHCGTRIVEISQDTRRVREASGQWHGPFDLVIAADGAGSALRRHTQGVRSEAPYPWGALWCLVPQEDWAWPHELRQRYVAARKMIGMLPVGTRPGDDTPRLSFFWSLPADGFAAWEQAGMPAFRQEVAALWPQADARLHPLEACGQLARAGYRDAVVHTWHRDRLLLMGDAAHAMSPQLGQGVNMALMDAAALRDALRAEVDLPAALARYQQRRRAHVGLYQFWSRWLTPLFQSDRDRVARLRDLAFLRLGRMPGGRGHMLRVLSGLQHGLFGKLALPDAFLLALAGDGLQVLPEAPSGLELADGG; this is translated from the coding sequence ATGCCAGGGAACAGGCACCAGATCGCGGTAATCGGCTACGGCACCGCCGGCCAGGCGGCTGCTGCACTGCTGGCCGCAGACGGGCATCAGGTCCACGTTTTCGAACAGGCGCCGGTGCTGGGGCCGGTGGGTGCCGGCTTCCTGCTGCAGCCCACGGGGCTGCAGGTGCTATGGGAGATGGGCCTGTTGCCGCAGGCCCTGGCGCACGGGCGCCGCATCGATCGTCTGTACGGCGAGACGCCGGCGGGGCGCGCGGTCATGGACATGCGCTATGCGCATCTGGATCGGCGGCTGTTCGGGCTGGGCATGCAGCGCGGGGCGCTGTTCGCGCTGCTGGCGCAGGCGTGGGACGGCTACGGTGGCGTGCACTGCGGCACGCGCATCGTCGAGATCAGCCAGGACACGCGCCGTGTGCGCGAGGCCTCGGGCCAGTGGCATGGGCCGTTCGATCTGGTGATCGCCGCCGATGGCGCGGGCTCGGCGCTGCGCCGGCACACGCAGGGCGTGCGCTCGGAGGCGCCGTATCCGTGGGGCGCGCTGTGGTGCCTGGTGCCGCAGGAGGACTGGGCCTGGCCGCACGAGCTGCGCCAGCGCTATGTGGCCGCGCGCAAGATGATCGGCATGCTGCCGGTCGGGACGCGCCCGGGCGATGACACGCCACGCCTGAGCTTCTTCTGGAGTCTGCCCGCCGATGGATTCGCGGCCTGGGAACAGGCGGGCATGCCGGCCTTCCGGCAGGAGGTCGCGGCGCTGTGGCCGCAGGCCGATGCGCGCCTGCATCCGCTCGAGGCCTGCGGCCAGCTGGCGCGCGCCGGCTATCGCGATGCGGTGGTCCACACCTGGCATCGGGACCGTCTGCTGCTGATGGGCGATGCGGCGCATGCGATGAGCCCGCAGCTGGGGCAGGGCGTCAACATGGCGCTGATGGACGCCGCTGCTTTACGCGATGCCCTGCGCGCCGAAGTCGACCTTCCCGCTGCGCTGGCCCGCTATCAGCAGCGCCGGCGCGCCCACGTGGGCCTCTATCAGTTCTGGAGCCGCTGGCTGACGCCGCTGTTCCAGTCCGATCGCGACCGGGTGGCCAGGCTGCGCGATCTCGCCTTCCTCCGGCTGGGCCGGATGCCGGGCGGGCGCGGCCATATGCTGCGCGTGCTCAGCGGCCTGCAGCATGGCCTGTTCGGGAAGCTGGCCTTGCCCGATGCCTTTCTGCTGGCGCTGGCGGGCGATGGATTGCAGGTGCTACCGGAAGCGCCCTCTGGCTTGGAACTGGCCGACGGCGGCTGA
- a CDS encoding ABC transporter permease subunit translates to MSAVGRPRWPTWVVLGAGFAFLYLPVLLLMLWSFNSSRLATVWAGFSFKWYGELLRDDSILDAAWVSLRIAFWTATASVVLGTLAALAMTRLRRFPGRTLFGGLITAPLVMPDVIIGLSMLLMFVSLGEVLQVQPKGMASIWIAHTTFSLAFVTVVVSSRMAELDRSLEEAAMDLGANRVKVFFLITLPIIAPALVSGWLLAFTLSLDDVVIASFVSGPSSTTLPMKVFSSVRLGLSPKINALATLMIVAVSVCAFLGWWLMSRSERRRRRELQMARQA, encoded by the coding sequence GTGAGCGCGGTCGGCCGCCCGCGCTGGCCCACGTGGGTCGTGCTCGGCGCCGGCTTCGCGTTCCTCTATCTGCCGGTGCTGCTGCTGATGCTGTGGAGCTTCAACAGTTCGCGCCTGGCCACGGTCTGGGCGGGGTTCTCGTTCAAGTGGTATGGCGAACTGCTGCGCGACGATTCGATCCTGGACGCGGCGTGGGTGAGCCTGCGCATCGCTTTCTGGACGGCCACCGCCTCGGTGGTGCTGGGCACGCTGGCCGCGTTGGCGATGACGCGCCTGCGCCGCTTCCCGGGCAGGACGCTGTTCGGCGGGCTGATCACCGCGCCGCTGGTGATGCCCGATGTGATCATCGGCCTGTCGATGCTGCTGATGTTCGTCTCGCTGGGCGAGGTGCTCCAGGTCCAGCCCAAGGGCATGGCCTCGATCTGGATCGCGCACACCACCTTCTCGCTGGCCTTCGTCACCGTGGTGGTGTCCTCGCGCATGGCCGAACTGGATCGGTCGCTGGAAGAGGCGGCGATGGACCTGGGCGCCAACCGGGTCAAGGTGTTCTTCCTGATCACCCTGCCGATCATCGCCCCGGCGCTGGTCTCGGGCTGGCTGCTGGCCTTCACCCTGTCGCTGGACGATGTGGTGATCGCCAGTTTCGTCTCCGGGCCCAGTTCGACCACGCTGCCGATGAAGGTGTTCTCCTCGGTGCGGCTGGGCCTGAGCCCCAAGATCAACGCGCTGGCCACGTTGATGATCGTGGCCGTGTCGGTCTGCGCCTTCCTCGGCTGGTGGCTGATGTCGCGCAGCGAGCGGCGGCGCAGGCGCGAACTGCAGATGGCCCGGCAGGCGTAG
- a CDS encoding type II toxin-antitoxin system death-on-curing family toxin: MIVWMTRALVLAIHDRQLAEHGGSGGVRDEALLDATLARPQQLFGYGDPPPDLAALAASLAFGLARNHPFVDGNKRTAHLCYRVFLVLNGVELQARDEDKYIAMLGLADGTLAEAAFADWIRKHLTPKPGSQLHEPEARYGG, from the coding sequence ATGATCGTCTGGATGACCCGGGCCCTGGTGCTGGCCATCCACGACCGCCAACTGGCCGAGCACGGCGGCAGCGGCGGTGTGCGCGACGAAGCCCTGCTCGATGCGACCCTGGCCCGCCCCCAGCAGCTGTTCGGCTACGGCGATCCACCTCCGGACCTGGCCGCGCTGGCCGCCAGCCTGGCGTTCGGGCTGGCCCGCAACCATCCGTTCGTGGACGGCAACAAGCGCACCGCTCATCTCTGCTACCGCGTGTTCCTGGTCCTCAACGGTGTGGAGCTGCAGGCCCGCGACGAAGACAAGTACATCGCCATGCTCGGCCTAGCCGATGGCACCCTGGCCGAAGCCGCCTTCGCCGACTGGATCCGCAAGCACCTGACGCCCAAGCCCGGCAGCCAGCTCCACGAGCCTGAGGCGCGTTACGGCGGTTGA
- a CDS encoding AbrB/MazE/SpoVT family DNA-binding domain-containing protein: MKLKITTVGNSAGVILPKDLLARLRLEKGDTLYALETPDGIKLTVFDPTLAAQMEVAERIMREDRTVLHKLAQ; encoded by the coding sequence ATGAAGCTCAAGATCACCACCGTCGGCAATTCGGCGGGCGTCATCCTGCCCAAGGACCTGCTGGCCCGCCTGCGACTGGAAAAGGGCGACACGCTCTACGCCCTGGAAACTCCGGACGGCATCAAGCTCACCGTCTTCGACCCGACCCTGGCCGCACAGATGGAAGTGGCCGAGCGGATCATGCGCGAGGACCGCACGGTGCTGCACAAACTGGCGCAGTGA
- the potA gene encoding polyamine ABC transporter ATP-binding protein encodes MAAGERQAAAQGPGPGPGAEGYLRLEGVRKTFDGVVAVDDIDLSIRQGEIFALLGGSGSGKSTLLRCLGGFETPTAGRIFLDGQELGALPPYERPINMMFQSYALFPHMTVEQNIAFGLKQDRRPRAEIARRVEEMLALVQLNGLAGRKPHQLSGGQQQRVALARCLAKGPKLLLLDEPMGALDKKLRTQMQLELVSIIEKTGVTCVMVTHDQEEAMTMATRIALMEAGRIRQVGTPDEIYEQPASRFAAGFIGSVNMIEAVIDQDQAEFVTLRTPQLDTDIYVGHGISGFEGQQVCFAVRPEKLGIAKEAPAQPYNKAQGVIEDIAYFGSHSVYHVRLPSGLVVMANFANVQRWASEGLTWGDTVWVWWGDNDGVVLTQ; translated from the coding sequence ATGGCGGCAGGGGAACGGCAGGCGGCGGCGCAGGGGCCCGGTCCGGGACCGGGCGCGGAGGGGTATCTGCGCCTGGAGGGCGTGCGCAAGACCTTCGACGGCGTGGTGGCCGTGGACGACATCGACCTGTCCATCCGCCAAGGCGAGATCTTCGCCCTGCTGGGCGGCTCGGGTAGCGGCAAGTCCACGCTGCTGCGCTGCCTGGGGGGATTCGAGACGCCGACCGCCGGCAGGATCTTCCTCGACGGACAGGAACTCGGCGCGCTGCCGCCCTACGAGCGGCCGATCAACATGATGTTCCAGTCCTATGCCCTGTTCCCGCACATGACGGTGGAGCAGAACATCGCCTTCGGGCTCAAGCAGGACCGCAGGCCGCGGGCCGAGATCGCCAGGCGCGTGGAGGAGATGCTGGCGCTGGTGCAGTTGAACGGGCTGGCCGGGCGCAAGCCGCATCAGCTCTCCGGCGGTCAGCAGCAGCGCGTGGCGCTGGCCCGCTGTCTGGCCAAGGGGCCCAAGCTGCTGCTGCTGGACGAGCCGATGGGCGCGCTGGACAAAAAATTGCGCACCCAGATGCAGCTGGAGCTGGTGTCGATCATCGAGAAGACCGGCGTGACCTGCGTGATGGTGACCCACGACCAGGAAGAGGCCATGACCATGGCCACGCGCATCGCGCTGATGGAGGCCGGCCGCATCCGCCAGGTCGGCACGCCCGACGAGATCTACGAGCAGCCCGCCAGCCGCTTCGCCGCCGGCTTCATCGGTTCGGTCAACATGATCGAGGCGGTGATCGACCAGGACCAGGCCGAGTTCGTGACCCTGCGCACGCCGCAGCTGGACACCGACATTTATGTCGGCCACGGCATCTCCGGTTTCGAAGGGCAGCAGGTGTGCTTCGCCGTGCGGCCGGAGAAGCTGGGCATCGCCAAGGAGGCGCCGGCGCAGCCCTACAACAAGGCCCAGGGCGTGATCGAGGACATCGCCTACTTCGGCAGCCATTCGGTCTACCACGTCCGGCTGCCCAGCGGCCTGGTGGTCATGGCCAACTTCGCCAACGTGCAGCGCTGGGCCAGCGAGGGCCTGACCTGGGGCGACACGGTATGGGTCTGGTGGGGCGACAACGACGGCGTGGTGCTGACCCAATGA